A single region of the Octopus bimaculoides isolate UCB-OBI-ISO-001 chromosome 6, ASM119413v2, whole genome shotgun sequence genome encodes:
- the LOC106875696 gene encoding zinc finger protein 407: protein MMANAEQDMHMCLSCHQTIVGLMNYVQHKQAGCQSTKSIAQQALNSLGKIPPTASAQDMFETDCSDASTSTVASEEHCVLEPRLETISLSSNIVDKAALENSAQLKTVNFTVSEESHPIELLQEPVIVTTDTITEVSDVVKDVSEAVTAAVVTTDEPAAEKDNQLPQASPSSPVKSGENFFHSLELQCKKEDNERHCLPPKQNRAVNTTTLDKGSAGSHSDLPISNIFSSLDFSSDEELDFSYTELSSDSNDYSSDEDNVPPRTHTGGKWKPGEGPSSSKNFPHPSYTRGKWKPGETPHELQLNKNNTNISADDSSILEDVTGVEESSTNVVTSKEPDSSNLKENYCSACDSFCCEHVEKSADSPKDTAGTSKDSNEVVIAEEQSTKKQKKSKKDNGKSSVHHCQICDKSFFSKYVIGRHILTRYHQNRAKNHPDGFHVLEKYYRFVIRLSPFQCGVCQFYFNRENDLMDHMNTSEHSKNCLALVGPMFCTVCSLKLSSNAEMLNHLTEDLQHKEALERQKQLCIIKECRYQIQCPFCDIMMHSSVRLRRHIRHKHKSGKKVKASPRRKGRHKPECPHCNIQCHSMSSLEIHIRRRHTKEKPFSCNSCNKNFSDSYSLKLHLKTDRHNKKLTSERVSTPRRKKKTFNPDLIPTDEVVMEGDEDESIPGEEEEVASNDKDDLYVNGDKEPEKTLKVSGPRKYSAARKSKPKDKIYKCDHCDFTAPTYGDLRPHYLDVHSGHVFMCNVCDLVFLSEKALRVHYAGKMHQMNLVKGNETNLYTCEECGKKFDDERWCQFHVEAHHNHMSNEEAVRAKFRGQDITTSQFRAYLDEVAKQPRDSSVQCPECSKKLKKEHVMEHLRMHTGEKPFVCRFCQNGFISSLSLRRHILRHLGLTERKCQICGKEFQKVFSFNVHMKQHENNDVGKFTHMCDVCGQAFPLKMQLVAHMRRHGQRIHKCPFPNCRWDFVFKSELNSHVRTHTGEKPFLCDICGYSGATKTRLARHSRIHTGERTYHCDYCTYKAGNSTHLRRHMRIHIGSKPYKCPYCSYSCNTHENIRKHITKTKRHMGLFIYPCKFCPFGTNSTKDFRNHLLEVHQDQCDHKSLEVLSVFTGLYNKEIDPRKPPEGSQIFPIKERKQRAPRNSLPPNQMDLLTEEQEEQQLEQIPYKEVESSPLDAQEVTVTPEAHSLLTSEMIAVAMTEAAVPTHIATTQQITTQHTGTVDTQLVQVAESNMHTLQNSQFRGDILQHPQFRADTITAGHFRADGQVIAQAQTVDPNTASNVLSLTEAHSMTSSLDLGYCTTIEYICLPSANGT from the coding sequence ATGATGGCCAACGCAGAGCAAGATATGCACATGTGTCTCAGCTGTCATCAGACCATAGTTGGTTTGATGAACTATGTTCAGCACAAGCAGGCTGGCTGCCAATCAACGAAGAGTATTGCTCAGCAGGCTTTGAACAGTCTCGGTAAGATCCCACCCACTGCATCTGCCCAAGATATGTTTGAAACTGATTGCAGCGATGCCAGCACATCTACCGTCGCTTCAGAGGAGCATTGCGTGCTGGAACCAAGGTTGGAGACCATCAGTCTGAGCAGTAACATTGTTGACAAGGCTGCACTGGAGAATTCTGCGCAACTGAAGACTGTCAACTTTACAGTCAGTGAGGAATCTCACCCCATTGAACTCCTGCAAGAACCTGTAATCGTTACAACCGACACCATTACTGAAGTCAGTGATGTTGTCAAAGACGTATCTGAAGCAGTCACTGCTGCAGTAGTCACCACAGATGAACCAGCAGCTGAGAAAGACAACCAGCTGCCACAGGCTTCGCCTTCATCCCCAGTTAAGAGTGGGGAgaatttctttcactctctagAACTTCAATGCAAGAAGGAAGACAATGAACGCCATTGTTTGCCTCCAAAACAAAACCGAGCTGTGAACACAACAACGCTGGATAAAGGTTCGGCCGGTAGTCACAGTGATTTACCCATCTCGAATATTTTTAGCAGTCTTGATTTTTCCAGTGATGAAGAGTTGGATTTCTCCTATACAGAATTGTCGAGTGATTCAAATGATTATTCTTCTGATGAAGACAATGTACCTCCAAGAACTCACACAGGCGGTAAATGGAAACCTGGCGAAGGTCCATCGTCTTCTAAGAATTTCCCTCATCCCAGTTATACGCGTGGCAAGTGGAAACCTGGAGAAACCCCTCATGAGTTGCagctaaataaaaacaacaccaatATTTCTGCTGATGACAGTTCTATATTGGAAGATGTAACTGGTGTTGAAGAAAGCTCTACTAATGTTGTTACCAGTAAAGAGCCAGATTCAAGTAATCTCAAAGAAAATTACTGCTCTGCATGTGACAGCTTCTGTTGTGAACATGTAGAAAAATCTGCCGATTCCCCTAAAGACACTGCTGGAACGTCTAAAGACTCCAATGAAGTTGTCATCGCTGAAGAACAATCtacaaagaaacagaagaagagcAAAAAGGACAATGGCAAAAGTTCTGTGCATCATTGCCAGATATGTGATAAGTCTTTTTTCAGTAAATATGTCATTGGTAGGCATATACTGACTCGATATCATCAAAACCGGGCTAAAAATCACCCAGATGGCTTCCACGTTCTAGAGAAATATTACCGTTTCGTGATCCGGCTCAGTCCATTTCAGTGTGGAGTCTGCCAGTTTTATTTCAACCGAGAGAATGATCTGATGGACCATATGAACACTAGCGAACATTCAAAGAACTGTCTTGCTCTCGTGGGTCCTATGTTTTGTACCGTTTGCAGCCTTAAGCTGTCTTCCAATGCTGAGATGTTAAATCATTTAACAGAAGACCTCCAACATAAGGAGGCACTGGAACGACAAAAGCAGTTGTGCATCATTAAAGAGTGCCGCTACCAGATTCAGTGCCCTTTCTGCGATATAATGATGCACTCGTCAGTTCGTCTCCGCCGTCACATAAGACATAAACATAAGAGTGGCAAAAAGGTGAAGGCTTCACCGAGGCGCAAGGGCCGACACAAACCTGAGTGTCCTCATTGTAACATTCAGTGCCACTCAATGTCATCGTTGGAAATCCACATACGAAGGCGTCACACCAAAGAGAAACCCTTTTCTTGTAACTCTTGCAATAAGAATTTTTCTGACAGCTACTCATTGAAGCTGCATTTGAAGACAGACAGGCATAATAAGAAACTGACCAGTGAGCGGGTGAGTACACCTCGGCGGAAGAAGAAGACTTTCAATCCTGATTTAATACCAACTGATGAAGTGGTTATGGAAGGAGATGAAGATGAATCCATTccgggagaagaagaagaagtggccAGTAACGATAAAGATGATCTGTATGTGAATGGAGACAAAGAACCCGAGAAGACTCTCAAAGTCAGTGGTCCTCGGAAGTACTCAGCAGCTCGGAAGAGCAAACCCAAAGACAAAATCTATAAGTGTGACCATTGTGATTTCACAGCTCCCACTTACGGTGATCTTCGGCCACACTATCTCGATGTACATTCTGGCCATGTTTTTATGTGCAACGTCTGCGATCTAGTGTTCCTGTCTGAGAAAGCATTACGGGTGCACTATGCTGGTAAAATGCATCAGATGAACTTGGTAAAAGGCAATGAAACCAACTTGTATACATGCGAagagtgtggtaagaagtttgatgaTGAGCGCTGGTGCCAGTTCCACGTCGAGGCGCATCATAATCACATGAGCAATGAAGAAGCTGTAAGGGCTAAGTTTCGGGGCCAAGACATCACTACCAGCCAGTTTCGAGCCTACTTGGACGAAGTTGCTAAGCAACCACGTGATAGTTCCGTACAGTGTCCGGAATGTTCTAAGAAGCTGAAAAAGGAACACGTGATGGAACACCTCCGCATGCACACGGGAGAAAAGCCGTTTGTCTGCAGGTTCTGCCAGAATGGTTTCATCTCTAGTCTGTCTCTGCGCCGCCACATTCTGCGCCATTTGGGTTTAACGGAACGCAAATGTCAGATATGCGGCAAAGAATTTCAAAAAGTTTTCTCTTTTAATGTACACATGAAGCAACACGAGAACAATGATGTGGGCAAGTTCACCCACATGTGCGATGTTTGCGGTCAGGCTTTCCCACTGAAAATGCAGCTGGTTGCCCACATGCGACGTCATGGGCAGCGCATCCATAAATGCCCCTTCCCCAATTGCCGATGGGACTTTGTTTTCAAAAGCGAACTAAATAGCCACGTTCGAACACATACTGGCGAAAAACCATTTTTGTGTGACATCTGTGGCTATTCTGGCGCTACAAAGACTCGGCTAGCTCGTCATTCGagaatccacactggagagaGGACATACCATTGTGATTATTGCACGTACAAAGCCGGTAACAGTACCCACTTGCGGCGccacatgcgtatacacattgGTTCCAAACCTTATAAATGTCCATATTGTTCTTACTCCTGTAATACTCATGAAAATATTCGTAAACACATAACAAAAACCAAACGGCACATGGGTCTGTTCATTTACCCATGCAAGTTTTGCCCATTTGGCACAAACAGTACAAAAGATTTCCGTAACCACTTGTTAGAGGTTCATCAGGACCAGTGTGACCACAAAAGCCTCGAAGTTCTCTCAGTTTTTACAGGCCTTTATAATAAAGAGATTGACCCCAGAAAACCCCCGGAAGGTAGTCAAATTTTCCCAATCAAAGAGCGTAAGCAGCGTGCACCAAGGAATTCCCTTCCACCTAACCAGATGGATTTATTGACTGAAGAGCAAGAAGAACAACAGCTCGAGCAAATTCCTTACAAAGAGGTTGAAAGCAGTCCGTTGGATGCGCAAGAGGTGACCGTCACGCCTGAGGCCCACTCTCTGCTTACTTCCGAGATGATTGCTGTTGCAATGACCGAAGCTGCAGTGCCGACTCATATTGCAACGACGCAGCAGATCACCACACAGCACACAGGTACTGTTGACACGCAGCTGGTGCAGGTTGCCGAATCGAACATGCACACCTTGCAAAACAGCCAATTCCGCGGCGATATACTACAGCATCCGCAGTTCCGCGCGGACACCATCACTGCCGGTCACTTCCGTGCAGACGGACAGGTCATAGCTCAAGCTCAAACGGTTGACCCAAACACTGCCTCCAATGTCCTCTCTCTCACTGAAGCTCACTCTATGACCTCGTCCTTAGATTTAGGTTATTGTACTACTATAGAATATATTTGCCTACCATCAGCAAACGGTACATAA